In one Fusarium keratoplasticum isolate Fu6.1 chromosome 5, whole genome shotgun sequence genomic region, the following are encoded:
- a CDS encoding MFS domain-containing protein — protein sequence MDESKENSNHHEGDNAARNNPANPGVAVGLSPVDNMLRAAEEAALHEKEMSIRAAIKAYPKAIAFSMIVSLCLIMEGYDTALVDAFFSLPQFRERFGERLENGDYQITASWMSGLKTGVQVGQILGLMAAGVIAERYGYKKTILGSLLLLIGFIFIFFFASHIAMLFVAGVLCGVPWGAFQTLTTTYAADVTPIPLRPVLTTYVNMCWVMGQLLSSGVLRGLIDRHDNWAWRIPYAIQWAFPPPIIIGVLLAPESPTWLVRKGRLEDARKALRRLASGRSEDDINNTVAMLVYTDQMEKESVEGVSYLDCFRGTNLRRTEIACMVWAAQVLCGIWFGGNVIYFLQQAGFDPARSFDFGIGTQALALAGTIGAWFLLPHVGRRRLYLVGLSVMLTVLMAVGFMGIPARMYSIGWASGALMMVFVVTYDLTVGPVCYCLVAEIPSTRLRIKTAVLARNTYNIISIGANFLNAPILNPGAWNLRGKGGFIWAGPCAIVLVWSFFRLPETKGRAISELDTLFERRVSTRDFAKTEVTMFDQSQNEKLGVE from the exons ATGGACGAGTCCAAAGAAAACTCCAATCACCATGAGGGCGACAACGCCGCCCGGAATAACCCTGCAAATCCAGGCGTTGCCGTTGGCCTGTCCCCAGTCGACAACATGCTCAGGGCAGCCGAAGAGGCCGCCCTGCACGAGAAGGAGATGTCCATCAGGGCAGCCATCAAAGCTTACCCAAAGGCCATCGCCTTCAGCATGATTGTATCCCTTTGCCTTATCATGGAAGGCTACGATACTGCTCTAGTAgacgccttcttctcccttccACAGTTCCGAGAGAGATTCGGCGAACGCCTTGAGAACGGGGATTATCAAATCACCGCATCGTGGATGTCAGGTCTCAAGACTGGCGTCCAAGTTGGCCAGATTCTGGGACTGATGGCTGCTGGCGTCATAGCCGAGAGATATGGCTACAAGAAGACAATCTTGGGGTCCCTTCTACTGCTTatcggcttcatcttcatctttttctttgccTCACATATTGCCATGCTTTTTGTGGCTGGCGTTTTGTGTGGTGTTCCATGG GGAGCTTTCCAGACATTAACGACCACTTATGCGGCTGATGTGACCCCTATCCCATTGCGACCGGTCCTCACCACCTACGTCAACATGTGCTGGGTGATGGGCCAGCTCCTCAGCTCAGGTGTGTTGCGTGGGCTCATTGACCGCCACGATAATTGGGCGTGGCGGATTCCCTACGCCATCCAGTGGGCGTTCCCACCTCCCATCATCATTGGCGTTCTTCTTGCCCCTGAGAGTCCCACCTGGCTCGTCCGCAAGGGCCGCCTCGAAGATGCTAGGAAAGCTCTGAGGCGGCTGGCCAGCGGACGATCCGAGGacgacatcaacaacacagTGGCCATGCTTGTCTACACAGACCAAATGGAGAAGGAGTCGGTCGAGGGCGTCTCGTACTTGGACTGCTTCAGGGGCACAAACCTCCGCCGCACTGAAATTGCGTGCATGGTCTGGGCTGCCCAGGTTCTATGCGGCATCTGGTTCGGTGGCAATGTGATTTACTTCCTTCAGCAGGCTGGCTTTGATCCAGCCAGATCATTCGACTTTGGTATTGGCACCCAAGCCCTTGCGCTGGCCGGCACCATAGGCGCCTGGTTTCTCCTCCCTCACGTGGGGCGCCGAAGGCTCTATCTCGTCGGTCTCAGCGTTATGCTCACTGTCCTGATGGCTGTGGGCTTCATGGGCATCCCGGCCCGCATGTATTCCATTGGCTGGGCTTCAGgcgccttgatgatggtctttGTCGTCACGTATGATCTCACCGTTGGCCCAGTCTGCTACTGCCTCGTAGCAGAGATTCCGAGCACACGCCTGCGCATCAAGACTGCGGTCTTGGCCCGCAACACGTACAATATCATCAGCATTGGGGCCAATTTTCTGAATGCGCCCATCCTCAACCCAGGGGCATGGAATCTCCGAGGCAAGGGAGGCTTCATCTGGGCGGGTCCTTGCGCTATAGTTCTCGTCTGGTCCTTTTTCCGCCTGCCAGAAACAAAGGGGCGAGCGATCTCGGAGCTGGATACTCTCTTTGAGAGACGCGTCAGCACAAGGGACTTTGCCAAGACGGAGGTTACCATGTTTGACCAGAGTCAGAATGAGAAACTGGGTGTTGAATAA
- a CDS encoding CAP10 domain-containing protein, translated as MFRLTDKTQPALTPLLFIIQRYLGHKPPNFPTSDAWTLSPLVNSGWGVTLVASVAALSLSNGDLFRSLLSSILVAALLVVYSALTARPKDGLYHLPLVDIEASIIGVSTRVVALLVAGLGIQSVTLGLLTSSISYVLFLGLSKASSWFFMIQLAHNTSWLMAPAIGTFAIAATSNPFRESSEMRALFHVMVSLLALCQIIHLVPGQPKGKSILWGFFLISLLPYLSNVWAIRNAQPSSPNSSGTSPVHPVEALVRHATNSFEDLLRNQSKSYEAASDEYRQRYRQEPPPGFDAWFKFAESNQSPIIDEYDIIYDIVSPFWKLSGQEVLNVMAKVKGTPRSEVWLCDFSGKEAKTKCQHPYRTFDRHYSLLFDTLLGELPGELPDVKFLINHFDEPRVLIPPNPTAKLSLTDMAKKATWERLSISCVHSQRKTGSSYPEPLVETFNMPFVKNHFSAKDLCLHPEYKNMHGFLMSPKTFHLVEGLVPILSTGAPSTMGDILFPSPAYIEKEFQYDILTDVKWESKWNNLYWAGSTTGGFVFDDQWRHHQRQRFVALAQNLEQKPHSYLRQKNGMLGRVYSTFLNSRLFNVAFTRIFQCERQYCRDQSTYFSTKSWADKDEALRSRLVFDTDGNGISGRYYKLLASNSVPLKQTIFREWHDERLMPWVHYVPVSQSLEELPELVSYLTSTEAGQRIAKTISEQGRDWFSRSLRQVDMTVYTYRLILELARLQDPKRLAS; from the exons ATGTTTCGACTCACTGACAAGACGCAGCCGGCCCTAACGCCACTGCTTTTCATAATCCAGAGGTATCTTGGACACAAGCCTCCTAACTTTCCAACGTCCGATGCTTGGACCCTCTCTCCTCTGGTCAATTCGGGATGGGGAGTGACTCTAGTGGCTTCTGTTGCCGCACTGTCCTTATCGAATGGTGACCTCTTCAGGTCATTGTTATCCAGCATTCTCGTAGCTGCTCTTCTCGTTGTCTACAGCGCCCTTACAGCTAGACCTAAAGATGGCCTTTACCATCTTCCTCTCGTTGATATTGAAGCATCTATAATTGGAGTTTCGACACGGGTGGTGGCTCTTCTCGTGGCTGGTCTGGGGATCCAATCCGTTACATTGGGTCTCCTTACAAGTTCTATTTCCTACGTCCTTTTCTTGGGACTTTCCAAAGCTTCATCATGGTTCTTTATGATTCAGCTT GCCCACAACACCTCATGGCTCATGGCCCCCGCCATAGGGACTTTTGCCATCGCAGCCACGAGCAACCCTTTCCGAGAATCATCAGAGATGCGAGCTCTATTCCATGTTATGGTGTCATTGCTTGCGCTTTGCCAAATAATTCACTTGGTTCCTGGGCAACCCAAAGGCAAATCAATTCTCTGGGGCTTTTTcctcatctctcttcttccctaTCTTTCCAATGTTTGGGCGATTCGAAATGCACAGCCCTCTTCACCCAACAGCTCTGGAACATCTCCAGTGCACCCAGTTGAAGCTTTGGTTCGTCACGCGACGAATAGCTTTGAAGATCTCCTCCGAAACCAATCGAAAAGCTACGAAGCTGCCAGCGATGAATATCGACAACGATACCGCCAAGAGCCTCCACCAGGCTTCGATGCCTGGTTCAAGTTTGCAGAGTCAAATCAATCGCCTATTATTGATGAATACGATATAATTTACGATATCGTTTCTCCGTTTTGGAAACTGAGCGGTCAGGAGGTTCTCAATGTGATGGCAAAGGTGAAGGGAACACCACGGAGCGAAGTTTGGCTCTGCGATTTCTCAGGAAAGGAAGCCAAGACCAAGTGCCAACACCCTTACCGGACTTTCGATAGACACTACAGTCTTCTGTTCGACACCCTCTTGGGGGAGCTTCCCGGAGAGCTTCCAGACGTCAAGTTTCTAATCAACCACTTTGACGAACCGAGGGTTCTAATTCCCCCCAACCCAACAGCAAAGTTAAGCTTGACCGACATGGCAAAGAAAGCGACCTGGGAAAGGCTCAGCATTTCTTGTGTCCATTCACAGAGAAAAACTGGCAGCTCTTACCCCGAGCCTTTGGTAGAAACATTCAACATGCCGTTTGTCAAAAACCACTTCTCGGCGAAGGACCTATGCCTACACCCCGAATACAAAAACATGCACGGCTTTCTCATGAGCCCTAAAACCTTTCACCTCGTTGAGGGATTGGTGCCGATATTGTCGACAGGTGCACCTTCAACAATGGGCGACATTCTCTTCCCAAGCCCAGCATACATCGAAAAAGAGTTTCAATACGACATCTTGACCGATGTAAAATGGGAGAGTAAATGGAACAACTTGTACTGGGCTGGCTCAACAACAGGCGGATTTGTCTTCGATGACCAATGGCGACACCACCAGCGACAGAGATTTGTGGCCTTGGCCCAGAACCTGGAGCAGAAGCCGCATTCTTATCTAAGACAAAAGAACGGCATGCTTGGACGTGTGTACTCGACTTTCCTCAACAGTCGGTTATTTAACGTTGCCTTCACTAGGATTTTCCAATGTGAAAGACAGTACTGCAGAGATCAGAGCACCTACTTCAGCACCAAGTCTTGGGcagacaaggatgaggcGCTCAGATCACGGCTCGTATTCGACACGGACGGAAACGGAATAAGCGGGCGTTACTACAAGCTTCTGGCATCAAACTCAGTACCGTTAAAGCAGACAATCTTCCGAGAATGGCACGACGAGCGATTGATGCCTTGGGTTCACTACGTGCCCGTCAGTCAAAGCCTCGAAGAGCTTCCCGAGCTTGTCTCCTATCTCACTTCAACGGAAGCAGGACAAAGAATAGCCAAGACTATTTCTGAGCAGGGTAGAGACTGGTTCTCAAGATCTCTGAGGCAGGTCGACATGACTGTTTATACCTACAGGTTAATATTGGAACTAGCCAGGCTGCAGGATCCGAAAAGACTAGCGAGTTGA
- a CDS encoding FAD-binding PCMH-type domain-containing protein, with translation MDRHDQAVDDIAIAVRKFFKLGEKYRVFHGSSNSTRPRHGSNQNIVDISMLSNVLAIDVNRQTCLVEPNVPMDRLVEATIAYGLVPPVVMEFPGITAGGGFSGTSGESSSFRHGFFNETVNYVEMVLGNGDVVKASRQERPDLFHGAAGAAGTLGITTAMELQLIEAKRFVKTTYRKVDSVANAISEIKGECDNSDIDYLDGIVYSQDHSVIITGQATDVKPSDCPMQTFSHPGDPWFYLHVQDKTRYLSPSSTVTEYVPLTEYLFRYDRGGFWVGRQGYTYFKAIPFNRFFRWLLDDYSHTRTLYHALHASRISSQFVVQDLALPYETAETFVNWVDRSLGIWPLWLCPLKGCSMPTFHPVTNRKASDSVGNTEKQAPLETQISQPMLNIGVWGWGPQNFDEFISKNRDLEHKLTALGGRKWLYAHTYYQEDEFWNLYDYGWYQALREKYSATTLPTVYDKVKVNVQAKGERTEQWSESWLSKWPIGGLYGMVLATLSGDINLHRQAKWRYWGK, from the coding sequence ATGGATCGCCATGACCAAGCAGTCGATGACATTGCGATTGCTGTACGCAAATTCTTCAAGCTTGGAGAGAAATACCGAGTGTTTCACGGCTCCTCAAACAGTACCCGCCCCCGCCATGGGTCCAACCAAAACATTGTTGATATCAGCATGTTATCAAACGTCCTTGCCATAGACGTCAATCGACAGACTTGTCTCGTGGAGCCCAATGTCCCGATGGATCGTCTAGTTGAAGCCACCATTGCGTATGGCCTTGTGCCCCCCGTTGTCATGGAGTTCCCCGGCATCACCGCGGGGGGCGGGTTTTCGGGGACATCAGGGGAAAGCAGTTCGTTCCGCCATGGCTTCTTCAACGAAACCGTCAACTACGTCGAGATGGTTCTCGGAAATGGTGATGTGGTCAAAGCATCGAGGCAGGAAAGGCCAGATCTATTCCACGGTGCTGCCGGGGCTGCAGGGACACTTGGCATCACCACGGCGATGGAGTTGCAGCTtatcgaggccaagagatTCGTCAAGACGACATATCGCAAGGTTGATAGCGTTGCCAATGCAATTTCCGAGATCAAGGGGGAATGCGACAACTCTGATATTGACTACCTTGACGGCATCGTCTACTCACAAGATCACAGTGTCATCATCACAGGTCAAGCAACCGATGTCAAGCCTTCAGATTGTCCCATGCAAACCTTCAGTCATCCAGGTGACCCATGGTTCTACCTTCACGTGCAGGATAAAACACGGTATCTctctccatcgtcaactGTGACAGAGTACGTGCCGCTCACCGAGTATCTCTTCCGCTATGACCGGGGCGGCTTCTGGGTTGGTCGCCAGGGCTACACCTACTTCAAAGCGATCCCGTTTAACAGATTCTTTCGCTGGCTTCTCGACGACTACTCGCATACTCGGACACTGTATCATGCCCTTCACGCCAGCCGAATTTCCTCACAGTTTGTTGTACAAGACTTGGCACTTCCTTACGAGACGGCTGAGACATTCGTCAACTGGGTCGACCGTTCACTCGGGATTTGGCCGCTGTGGCTATGTCCCCTGAAAGGATGCTCGATGCCAACGTTCCATCCGGTCACAAACCGCAAAGCCTCGGACTCAGTGGGCAACACGGAGAAGCAGGCTCCTCTTGAGACTCAAATATCTCAACCAATGCTAAACATTGGTGTCTGGGGCTGGGGACCTCAAAACTTTGACGAATTCATCTCGAAAAACCGTGACCTGGAACACAAACTCACGGCTCTTGGTGGCCGCAAGTGGCTATATGCCCACACATATTACCAAGAAGATGAGTTCTGGAACCTATACGACTATGGATGGTATCAAGCTCTGAGGGAGAAGTATTCCGCCACAACTTTGCCGACGGTTTACGACAAGGTAAAGGTCAATGTCCAGGCCAAGGGGGAAAGAACTGAGCAGTGGAGCGAGTCCTGGTTGAGCAAATGGCCTATTGGAGGATTGTATGGCATGGTTCTGGCGACTCTGTCTGGCGATATCAATTTGCATCGTCAGGCGAAGTGGAGGTACTGGGGCAAGTAG